Genomic segment of Verrucomicrobium sp.:
GCGGTTGCAGATGCCCGCGATGCCGAGGGCGGAGCCGTTGGGGTTGAGCGGGCCGTCCGGCACGGTCTTGCCGTCGGCGTCGCAGTAGGTGAAGAGGATCTGGCCGTGGTGCTGCAGCTCGGCCAGGGTGGCCGGGTCGGCGTAGTAATTGCCTTCCCCGTGGGCGATGGGCAGCTCCAGGACCTGGCCGGTGCGGTAGCGGCGGGTGACCAGGGAGTCGGGCCGCTCCACGCGGACGCGGGCCGTCTCGCAGCGGAAGTGGAGGTCGCGGTTGCGCAGGAGGGCGCCGGGCAGGAGGCCCGCTTCGCACAGAATCTGGAAGCCGTTGCAGATGCCGATGACGGGCATCCCCTCCGCGGCCGCCTTCTTCACCGCCGCCATGACGGGGGCGAAGCGGGCGATGGCGCCGCAGCGCAGGTAGTCGCCGTAGGAGAAGCCGCCGGGGACGATCACGGCGTCGGCGCCGTGCAGGCTCTCCTCCTTGTGCCAGAGGTAGCGGGCGTCCTGCTTAAGGACGTCGCGCAGGACGTGGAGGCAGTCCTGGTCGCAGTTGGAGCCGGGGAATTGAAGGACGGCCCAGCGCATTTACTTCGCCTCGATGCGGAGGGAGTAGTCCTCCACCACGGGGTTGGAAAGCAGCTCGTGGCAGATCGATTCCAGGCAGCGGCGC
This window contains:
- the purQ gene encoding phosphoribosylformylglycinamidine synthase subunit PurQ, whose amino-acid sequence is MRWAVLQFPGSNCDQDCLHVLRDVLKQDARYLWHKEESLHGADAVIVPGGFSYGDYLRCGAIARFAPVMAAVKKAAAEGMPVIGICNGFQILCEAGLLPGALLRNRDLHFRCETARVRVERPDSLVTRRYRTGQVLELPIAHGEGNYYADPATLAELQHHGQILFTYCDADGKTVPDGPLNPNGSALGIAGICNRAGNVVGLMPHPERAAEPILGSDDGLGFFQSVLDAASAGKARS